aaaacagtgagcaaaatcgaattttgctcactgagtgagcaaaatctcattttgctcattttgtctcactcagtgagcaaaatgcgattttgctcactgtttttaagtagcaaagtacccttgttcgagctgctgaggtgaaaaatatgtttgtgGTCTGTCTACTTAATTGCCGTCTCTATATAAAAGGTTTGTAAAATGGTGGTAATTAGTCGTCACAACCGTAAATAACATTTGAGAGATTGGCCGTATTGGCGTtttatttgattgttaacttGTTTCaatgtgtatactttttataatatttttatttggtgattatagtttgttaaagggctgtctcatttcaatcatagagagaatcatactatctttgtcttacactagtactagtacccaaaagcaaaggatgagtatagttttttttgttcttatttactgacaagttggtttgaccaactatagtgcCATAAAAAAATAACCAACCTTCTTTGTTTGTCCTGTCTGTACCTACTGGTTGTTTATATTCTGCAAAAAACCTTTGGAACAAATAAATgatccagtatgtcataaaagtatgACAGCTTTTGGCACGATTTTTTGATtagtgaaaataataaaatttgcaatGAACCTAACTCAACATGTAATAAGACGGGTGCAAAGTGCGAGCACCTACCGGGCCTATAGCCTGAGTTGTCCGCCGCGCACGCCGCCCGGCAAGTGCGGCTGCGGCACCGGCGGCGGCCGCCAGCCCGCGCCACCGATGGACTGCCGCCCCTCCAAGATCCCGCCCAACCCCTGCTGCCCACAATTCCACCATGGCCATGATACCTGGAAAAAATACAAGTACCTATTCCTTCTCCTTCTTCCTGCAATAATTGCCCATACGTTTAATTGCTTAGGGCACTGTCCCCATCCTAAAGGAGAGTGCCGTGAATACGAGTATATGCGTAGACGCACTAAAAGGTACCCATGGGGCGACGGTATTAAGACTTTTTTCCATAACGATGAAGTTAACCACCTGCCGTCAGAATGCACGCCCGCGCCGCTGGACTGCGATTGAAATGTGCCGTCGTCGGCTGGTAGATGAAAGAAACCTGCGCCGCCATTTCTTAATAATTGCCATGCAGCAGCGCCAGCCCTCTAAACCCATCTCAATCTTCGAAGCTAACAAAGTACCTTACGCTATCTAATACTCAATAGGTAACTTCTTggaaactaaatttgaaaactgactcTCATCTTGGCATAAACATAAATTATCTTACAATAAATTAGTACCTTGTTTGAGTACCTAACAACATAATACAAATTTTGTAGCCAGTCCGGGTAGTAATTCAttaaaagaatttaaaaaacaaactcCATGCAagaattaattatttcatagttTGCAAAGTTCgttttgtatgtttttatgTCTACTAAACCATCTAAATAAAGCAAGATATCAAAcagaaatttgttttttattgtaataGTTGTGGTAACGAGTAAAAATGGTAAATATTACTTGTTTTGACATGGCAACATCCAGATCCAGAGCGGGGTGCGCGCGCACTTAAAGCTGTCGGAGAGAGGTACCACGGCCGCAACGTGCTGAGGCGCTAGCGAGGGGAGCGAGGGCGCGGGCAGGGCGGCCGGCGGAGCGCCGCGATCAATAAGTGCGCTGACGTCAGTCGGCGGGCGCGCGCCATTGGCCCGTCCGGCATTATTAAATAAACCTCCGAACGGAGTGGCGCTCGAACGTCGCGCCGCGGGCACAGCACCGCATCGCGGCGGGCCCGCGCACCCGCGCAGCGCTCGCGGCCTGCCGCCGCCTGCACGCCATGGCCGACATGCCGGACCTGT
This genomic window from Cydia amplana chromosome Z, ilCydAmpl1.1, whole genome shotgun sequence contains:
- the LOC134661404 gene encoding cytochrome c oxidase subunit 6A1, mitochondrial-like yields the protein MNLTQHVIRRVQSASTYRAYSLSCPPRTPPGKCGCGTGGGRQPAPPMDCRPSKIPPNPCCPQFHHGHDTWKKYKYLFLLLLPAIIAHTFNCLGHCPHPKGECREYEYMRRRTKRYPWGDGIKTFFHNDEVNHLPSECTPAPLDCD